In uncultured Methanobrevibacter sp., the following are encoded in one genomic region:
- a CDS encoding class I SAM-dependent DNA methyltransferase, which produces MVNEKNTDLFISRLLDSANIEFMPNGSSIKEIEDALKTASKRGTKRVGFPEFVGKSKEFIIVIEDKAETSKQALYCEKNLNRLDLRINALTDYAENGALHYAQHIINNTNFKKIFAFGCSGDEKHHIIRPIYVDENDYTILDEVENFENFNEENIEQYYKEIILNETPAEVIEIEEVLGKSKELNELLTSRGSLTDAEKPLVVSAILLALNENADIDQSLKADEISNDGKIISDAVCCNLQRIKVEQKVDAIMHQFNFIKDRPNLNEVDENLGKTPLKYFTEYIKDKIFPAISTTHEDILGFFYGEFIKYSGGDGQSLGIVLTPTHITELFCDLLEITPQDKVLDPCAGTGSFLVSAMNRMINSVETEEEKKHIKENNLHGIELKENMFSIATTNMILRGDGKTNLICADFLKQDPQELRKNKYTVGMMNPPYSLRKNKETAHLSEIHFVKHLLDSLDDNARCGVIVPQPAMIGKNTEDKNMKKEILKNHTLEGVITLNGDTTFYGVGTMPCIAIFKAHKTHPSEKRCKFINFEDDGYELRKHIGIIKTERAIERKEHLLKCWNDELDATSEFMVKSKIKPTDEWLHSFYYFNDEIPLENEFYKTMGDYLSFEFKMIMEDRENLFK; this is translated from the coding sequence ATGGTTAATGAAAAGAATACAGATTTATTTATATCAAGGTTGTTAGATAGTGCAAATATCGAGTTTATGCCTAATGGAAGTAGTATTAAAGAAATTGAAGATGCATTAAAAACTGCATCCAAAAGAGGAACAAAAAGAGTAGGATTTCCAGAGTTTGTAGGAAAATCAAAAGAATTCATAATAGTTATTGAGGATAAGGCAGAAACCAGCAAACAAGCATTATACTGTGAAAAAAATCTCAATAGATTAGATTTAAGAATAAATGCACTAACAGATTATGCAGAAAATGGTGCATTACATTATGCACAACATATAATAAACAATACTAATTTTAAAAAAATTTTCGCATTTGGATGTAGTGGAGATGAAAAACACCATATTATCAGACCCATATATGTAGATGAAAATGATTACACCATATTAGATGAAGTTGAAAACTTTGAAAACTTTAACGAGGAAAATATAGAACAATATTATAAAGAAATTATACTTAATGAAACTCCGGCAGAAGTTATAGAAATAGAAGAAGTATTAGGAAAATCAAAAGAATTAAATGAACTATTAACATCAAGAGGTAGTTTAACAGATGCAGAAAAACCATTAGTAGTATCAGCAATATTATTAGCATTAAATGAAAATGCAGATATTGATCAATCACTAAAAGCAGATGAAATAAGTAATGATGGAAAAATAATAAGTGATGCCGTTTGTTGTAATTTGCAAAGAATAAAAGTAGAACAAAAAGTAGACGCTATAATGCACCAATTTAATTTTATAAAAGATAGACCCAATCTTAACGAAGTAGATGAAAACTTAGGAAAAACACCATTAAAGTATTTTACCGAGTATATTAAAGATAAAATATTTCCGGCAATATCAACAACACATGAAGATATACTAGGCTTCTTTTATGGAGAATTTATTAAATATAGTGGGGGTGATGGTCAATCATTAGGAATTGTACTAACACCAACACATATAACAGAATTATTTTGTGATTTACTAGAAATTACTCCACAAGACAAAGTATTAGACCCTTGTGCAGGAACTGGAAGCTTTTTAGTATCAGCAATGAATAGAATGATAAATTCAGTTGAAACAGAAGAAGAAAAGAAACATATAAAAGAAAATAACTTACATGGCATAGAATTAAAAGAAAATATGTTCTCAATTGCTACAACAAATATGATTTTAAGAGGAGACGGTAAAACTAATTTAATTTGTGCCGATTTCTTAAAACAAGACCCTCAAGAACTCAGAAAAAATAAATATACTGTAGGAATGATGAACCCCCCATATTCACTAAGAAAAAATAAAGAAACAGCCCATTTATCAGAAATACACTTTGTTAAACACTTATTAGACTCCTTAGATGATAATGCCCGATGTGGAGTAATTGTCCCACAACCAGCAATGATTGGAAAAAATACCGAAGATAAGAACATGAAAAAAGAAATTCTCAAAAATCACACACTTGAAGGAGTTATAACTCTAAATGGAGATACTACTTTCTATGGAGTTGGTACAATGCCATGTATTGCCATTTTTAAAGCACATAAAACCCATCCTAGTGAAAAAAGATGTAAATTCATCAATTTTGAAGATGACGGATATGAGTTGAGAAAACATATTGGTATAATAAAAACAGAAAGGGCAATCGAACGAAAGGAACACCTTCTAAAATGTTGGAATGATGAACTTGATGCAACAAGTGAATTCATGGTAAAATCTAAAATAAAACCTACAGATGAATGGTTACATTCATTTTATTATTTTAATGATGAAATACCTCTAGAAAACGAATTCTATAAGACAATGGGCGATTATTTAAGTTTTGAATTTAAAATGATAATGGAAGATAGAGAGAATTTATTTAAATAG
- a CDS encoding nucleotidyltransferase domain-containing protein → MNDRIEIAKEFAKTIKSDDIKLIMLFGSVARGEDTEESDIDILIVSPNADDLRYKINRIAVDIILEKDEVISPHLMTEEHFNKTRNNPFLTNVLNEGVVIG, encoded by the coding sequence ATGAATGACAGGATTGAAATAGCTAAAGAATTCGCAAAAACTATTAAATCTGATGATATTAAATTAATAATGTTATTTGGTTCTGTTGCTCGTGGTGAAGATACCGAAGAGTCCGATATAGATATCTTAATTGTATCTCCTAATGCTGATGATTTAAGATATAAAATTAATAGAATAGCTGTTGATATTATTCTTGAAAAAGATGAAGTGATTTCTCCACATTTAATGACAGAAGAACATTTTAATAAAACAAGAAATAATCCATTTTTAACTAATGTGCTTAATGAAGGTGTTGTAATTGGATAA
- a CDS encoding HEPN domain-containing protein, producing the protein MDNVGEAFNVGKEQLISSKMLFEGGQYRDSVTLSYYAMYSSALALLLKKDISPKTHEGTLRQLAKEYVKEGLLSKESYDYLYDGRTLRNKSSYDYSVVFSEELAEELILQAEKFIDEVEQLL; encoded by the coding sequence TTGGATAATGTTGGAGAAGCATTTAATGTAGGTAAGGAGCAATTGATTTCCAGTAAAATGTTGTTTGAAGGTGGACAATATAGGGATTCAGTGACTTTATCTTATTATGCAATGTATTCTTCTGCTTTAGCTTTGTTATTGAAAAAGGATATTTCTCCAAAGACTCATGAGGGTACTTTAAGGCAACTAGCTAAAGAGTATGTTAAAGAAGGTTTGCTTAGTAAAGAATCTTATGATTATCTCTATGATGGTAGAACACTTAGGAATAAATCTAGTTATGATTATTCTGTTGTTTTTTCTGAAGAGTTAGCTGAAGAGCTTATTTTGCAAGCTGAAAAATTTATTGATGAAGTTGAGCAGTTATTATGA
- a CDS encoding C1 family peptidase — protein sequence MKNYNLILLSIIFSVLMVLPSAYAFDESANETEVIEHVENIALKETPSYYFNSSQERDGEGTKSNPYRELKTDRLKDNSDLHFANGEYTFNHDGYEPLYNVNFYGQDASQTIIDGRGCEIINYNGYLYFENITLKNFLFVNIQGSLEAKNSIFTSSNRTGFNTEYDGGAIYAYATDVKLTNCTIKDNAAFKGGAVYVENGILEIINSDFINNTALYYGGSIAIHYSSNVLISNSRFSNGKALANAGAGIYLYESGLTLNYSNFTNMQAKMGSAITSLSSNMVLDRIRCENNIASYKGGAVYSMYETVTLTNSIFVNNTAKSGGALFIDSVEQPIISSNYFIDNEAIEYGGAICSLFNNVGLDANTYQNNHARNGNDKYESSSVNLVFRDGNYTLYSITDYIGGIPTRYSLVEDGFVTSVKNQGANGNCWAFSALAVLESCILKAGGNVVDLSENNLKNLITLYSDYGYDKVVNDGGNFKMALAYLASWLGPILEQDDPYDANSVLSTFMDSIMHVQNALFFTRTDYLDNDEIKRAILKYGAVATSMYYDDYFLSGDYYYCCDEDISSDHAVTVVGWDDTININGRTGAWLVKNSWGPNWGNNGYFYVSYYDKTLLQVGKEDGYTLILNDTVAFDKNYQHETTGVSTTWVSGGNGYKFKNVFHSTEEEYLAAVSTYFSFPAEWTVEILVNDELKHYQSGYIGQAGYFTINLNTPVKLSRGDKFEVVIGLTSDEGKSFFSLSRANKAVRDANYRSEISYRISPSGMEYDMNNDGMVACIKAFTLTYKESYNKLTIASRGEAVDVVSTITDKDGNLINGGAVTFNVNGVLTTVDVINGVAILSNVILGEVNNISSTFHAREYMSSSNATSFARTTILAGDLTAVYDNDETYSIILTDILNGEVSGRKVVFSLSNGQVVTTYTDVDGVAYLPIDLDAGVYTVDIGYAGFGSEDIVYSTVKSIKVTKKEMVIRISSSIHGNNAVIQISAANIDDDLIVSVDGERINKKIVNGYMTFSLMGLARGIHHINVESGLNYKFLNNTHSFNVVSLINTQIRANNIVDYSNRNILYSVQLLDQYGNPLKGMEMLFSINGNSYKRTTDSNGHASIPINLPQGSYNLGIGFKGNVNYAASYDTVNVLIKPTIILENKVYDSQFSVTLIKGDGELATNQKVKIRIGGEDYFTTTNSEGVAYIPLNLPNGHYEVEITNLANGEVITQSIEIAKKTTKPKVYNWIVGNKDLKMYYGEGKLFTVRVCNDEGKYVSGLKVTFKINGVSIRSVSNSNGFASVKINLKAGKYKITASYHGKTVKNNIVVKPTLTAKNIKVKKGKTIKFNAKLVDIKGKALKNKKITFKIKGKSYKVKTNKKGIATLKLKLKLKVGKHTVKTSYGKNIIKNTIFIKR from the coding sequence ATGAAAAATTACAATTTGATATTATTATCAATAATTTTTTCTGTTTTAATGGTGCTCCCATCAGCTTATGCTTTTGATGAGTCGGCAAATGAAACTGAGGTGATAGAGCATGTTGAAAACATTGCTTTAAAAGAAACCCCTAGTTATTATTTCAACTCATCACAGGAAAGGGATGGGGAAGGAACAAAATCAAATCCTTACAGGGAATTGAAAACGGACAGGCTTAAGGACAATTCAGATTTGCACTTTGCAAATGGTGAATACACTTTCAACCATGATGGTTACGAGCCTTTATACAATGTTAATTTTTATGGTCAGGACGCATCACAAACTATAATCGATGGAAGGGGATGTGAAATAATAAACTACAATGGATATCTGTATTTTGAAAATATCACATTGAAAAATTTCCTTTTCGTCAACATCCAGGGAAGCCTCGAGGCAAAAAACTCAATTTTCACCTCATCCAATAGGACAGGTTTCAACACCGAATATGATGGTGGGGCGATTTATGCGTATGCAACTGATGTTAAATTAACTAACTGTACAATAAAAGACAATGCTGCCTTTAAAGGTGGTGCTGTTTATGTGGAAAACGGTATTCTGGAAATTATTAACTCTGATTTTATAAATAATACTGCCTTATACTATGGCGGTTCAATAGCTATTCATTATTCATCAAATGTGCTGATTTCAAATTCTCGATTCTCAAACGGCAAGGCATTAGCAAATGCAGGAGCGGGAATATACTTATATGAATCAGGCTTAACGCTAAATTATTCTAATTTTACAAATATGCAGGCAAAAATGGGAAGTGCAATCACATCACTTTCATCTAATATGGTATTGGATCGAATTAGGTGTGAAAATAACATCGCATCATATAAAGGAGGTGCTGTTTATTCAATGTATGAGACAGTCACTTTAACCAACTCCATTTTTGTAAATAATACTGCTAAAAGCGGCGGGGCATTATTCATTGATAGTGTGGAGCAACCTATCATTTCCTCGAATTACTTCATTGACAATGAGGCAATTGAATATGGTGGTGCAATATGCTCACTATTCAATAATGTGGGATTGGATGCCAACACTTATCAAAACAATCATGCCCGAAACGGAAATGATAAATATGAATCATCATCAGTCAACCTTGTTTTCAGGGATGGGAATTATACATTATACTCCATAACAGATTATATTGGAGGCATTCCAACAAGATACAGTTTAGTTGAAGATGGATTTGTGACCTCTGTCAAAAATCAAGGAGCCAATGGAAACTGCTGGGCATTCTCAGCACTGGCCGTTTTGGAATCATGCATTCTTAAAGCCGGAGGCAATGTGGTTGACTTGTCTGAAAACAATTTGAAAAACCTCATCACGTTATATTCGGATTACGGATATGATAAAGTGGTTAATGATGGTGGTAACTTTAAAATGGCGTTGGCTTATCTTGCAAGTTGGTTAGGTCCTATACTGGAACAAGATGATCCGTATGATGCCAATTCAGTTCTTTCAACATTTATGGACAGTATCATGCACGTTCAAAATGCACTGTTTTTCACAAGAACCGATTATCTTGATAATGATGAAATCAAAAGGGCCATTTTAAAATATGGTGCTGTTGCAACATCAATGTATTATGATGACTATTTCCTAAGTGGGGATTACTATTATTGCTGTGATGAGGACATATCATCAGATCATGCCGTAACCGTTGTAGGCTGGGATGATACAATAAACATTAACGGTCGTACAGGGGCATGGTTAGTTAAAAACAGTTGGGGCCCTAATTGGGGAAATAATGGGTATTTCTATGTTTCCTATTATGATAAGACCTTATTGCAGGTTGGTAAGGAAGACGGATACACTCTGATATTAAATGACACTGTTGCTTTTGATAAGAACTATCAGCACGAGACAACTGGAGTGTCCACAACATGGGTCAGTGGAGGCAACGGATATAAATTCAAAAACGTTTTCCATTCAACTGAAGAGGAGTATCTTGCTGCCGTTTCAACCTATTTTTCATTTCCGGCCGAGTGGACAGTTGAAATATTGGTCAATGATGAATTAAAACACTATCAATCAGGCTACATTGGTCAGGCAGGTTATTTCACTATTAACCTGAACACTCCGGTAAAGCTCAGCAGGGGCGATAAGTTTGAAGTGGTGATAGGGTTGACTTCAGATGAAGGAAAAAGTTTCTTTTCACTTTCACGCGCCAACAAGGCTGTTAGGGATGCCAATTACAGGTCTGAAATATCCTATCGCATATCTCCGTCAGGTATGGAATATGACATGAACAATGACGGGATGGTTGCATGCATTAAAGCATTCACATTAACTTATAAGGAATCCTATAATAAATTGACTATTGCAAGCAGAGGCGAAGCTGTTGATGTTGTATCTACAATAACAGATAAGGATGGCAATCTTATAAATGGCGGTGCGGTCACATTCAATGTAAATGGTGTTTTAACGACGGTTGATGTTATAAATGGTGTTGCAATTCTTTCCAACGTCATATTGGGTGAAGTGAACAATATCTCCTCAACATTCCATGCAAGAGAGTACATGTCTTCAAGTAATGCCACTTCATTTGCAAGGACAACAATTCTTGCAGGTGATCTGACTGCAGTATATGATAATGATGAGACATATTCCATTATTTTAACTGATATTTTAAACGGTGAAGTTTCAGGCCGTAAAGTCGTATTCAGCTTATCCAATGGTCAGGTTGTCACAACCTACACTGATGTTGACGGTGTTGCATATTTGCCTATTGATTTGGATGCAGGAGTTTACACTGTTGATATTGGTTATGCGGGATTCGGCAGTGAGGATATTGTATACAGCACTGTTAAATCCATTAAAGTCACTAAAAAGGAAATGGTCATTAGAATTTCATCAAGCATTCATGGCAATAATGCCGTCATTCAAATCTCAGCGGCAAATATTGATGATGATTTGATCGTAAGTGTTGACGGTGAAAGGATTAATAAGAAAATTGTAAACGGTTATATGACATTCTCATTAATGGGACTGGCACGAGGAATTCATCATATCAATGTTGAAAGCGGTTTAAACTATAAATTTTTAAATAACACTCATTCATTTAATGTAGTGAGTCTTATTAATACTCAAATCAGGGCAAACAATATTGTTGATTATTCCAACAGGAACATACTGTATTCGGTTCAGTTGCTTGATCAATATGGCAATCCATTAAAAGGAATGGAAATGCTGTTTTCAATCAATGGCAATTCTTATAAAAGAACAACTGATTCAAACGGTCATGCTTCAATACCAATCAATTTGCCTCAGGGAAGCTATAATCTGGGCATTGGTTTTAAAGGTAATGTAAATTATGCGGCTTCATATGACACTGTAAATGTTTTGATTAAACCAACAATAATTCTTGAAAACAAGGTTTATGATTCTCAATTTAGCGTTACTTTAATAAAAGGTGATGGTGAGTTGGCCACAAATCAGAAAGTGAAAATACGCATTGGAGGAGAGGATTATTTCACAACCACCAACAGTGAAGGTGTCGCATACATTCCGTTGAATCTTCCAAATGGTCACTATGAGGTGGAGATTACAAACCTTGCCAACGGGGAGGTAATCACACAATCAATTGAAATCGCTAAAAAAACCACCAAGCCAAAGGTATACAATTGGATTGTTGGAAATAAAGATTTGAAAATGTATTATGGTGAGGGTAAACTATTTACCGTGCGTGTTTGCAATGATGAAGGTAAATACGTATCCGGATTAAAGGTAACATTTAAAATCAATGGGGTTTCAATACGCTCAGTAAGTAACTCTAATGGTTTTGCATCAGTTAAAATCAATTTGAAGGCTGGAAAATACAAGATAACTGCTAGTTATCATGGTAAAACAGTTAAAAACAATATTGTTGTAAAACCAACCCTGACTGCTAAAAACATTAAGGTTAAAAAAGGTAAAACAATAAAATTCAATGCAAAACTGGTGGATATTAAAGGTAAAGCTTTAAAGAATAAAAAAATCACTTTTAAGATTAAAGGTAAATCATATAAGGTGAAAACCAATAAAAAAGGTATTGCCACTTTAAAACTTAAATTAAAACTTAAAGTCGGTAAGCACACTGTTAAAACCAGTTATGGCAAAAATATAATTAAAAACACTATCTTTATTAAAAGGTAG
- a CDS encoding DUF1002 domain-containing protein: MRKAMIILGILIIGMLIPVGFSTNDSQVVITYGETTYNNANYKNTVDTFFKNQANVDLNSVESKIISASDVNKISSTITGKTYSSSQIYSSALVDLNDNDNLEVSVDKSQITTITGDMYISALKSAGITAGHVYVTSPVSATGESALAGIMNSYEVVTDVEIPETVKEAANNEIYTQAEIVKNSDVNADDLSKLVDDVKEEVKEKNVTDHTTIVNIINNYTVVNNVNITNSDIENLATSIEQIQNVQGDINTYQSEVSGAFNNTTNQANDFLGGLFN, encoded by the coding sequence ATGCGCAAGGCAATGATTATTTTAGGAATACTCATTATCGGAATGCTCATTCCAGTAGGATTTTCCACTAATGACTCCCAGGTTGTAATAACCTACGGTGAGACAACCTACAACAATGCAAACTATAAAAATACCGTTGATACATTTTTCAAAAATCAGGCAAATGTTGATTTGAACTCTGTTGAATCAAAAATCATCAGCGCAAGTGACGTAAATAAGATTTCAAGTACAATAACCGGTAAAACATACTCTTCCAGCCAAATCTATTCATCAGCACTGGTGGATTTGAATGACAACGACAATCTGGAGGTAAGTGTTGACAAGTCACAAATCACAACAATTACCGGAGACATGTACATTTCCGCATTAAAATCAGCGGGAATCACTGCAGGACACGTTTATGTAACAAGCCCAGTGAGTGCAACAGGTGAATCCGCACTTGCGGGAATCATGAATTCATATGAAGTAGTGACTGATGTTGAAATTCCTGAAACAGTAAAAGAAGCTGCAAACAATGAGATTTACACACAGGCAGAAATCGTGAAAAACTCAGATGTGAATGCGGATGACCTATCCAAACTCGTTGATGATGTAAAAGAAGAGGTTAAGGAAAAGAATGTGACAGATCACACCACCATCGTAAACATCATTAACAACTATACTGTAGTTAACAACGTCAACATTACAAACAGTGATATTGAAAACCTTGCAACAAGTATCGAGCAAATCCAAAACGTGCAGGGAGACATTAACACTTACCAAAGTGAAGTGTCAGGTGCATTCAATAACACAACAAATCAGGCAAATGACTTTTTAGGTGGATTATTTAACTAA